The Haloarcula sp. CBA1127 genomic interval GCTTCGACGTAGTCGACGGCGGCGCTGGCCGCCCGGTCGCCGGCCTTCACGCGGTGGTGGCCCGGCATCGTCGCTGTCACCTCGCGGCGGGTCTCGTCGAGAGCGAACCGGCTCTCGCGGCCGAACCACAGCCACGCCGTCGAAAGCCCTTCGTCGTAACAGGTGGGGGCGCAGTCTTCAGGCACGTCGGCCCCATCGAGTGAGTCATCGATGGCCGCCGCACGGTCGTTGGCAGCGTCGAGCGCCTCTGCCAGCCCGTCGAAGCTCGCGTCCTCGCTCGCTGATTCCCACGAGACGCCCCAGCCGTCTCGGGGGTCCGCGGCGATGAGGTCTAGCATCGCCGGGCCGCCGGTTCCCGACCTGTTGGCGGTCCCGCCGCGCACGAGCGAGAGGAGCGACCCGCGGACAGCAATGGTCGTATCAAGCACAGGCCGGCCGTCCGTCCACGGCGCGCTCGCCTCGACGACCTGCACCCGGAGCGTATCGCCCGTTTCGACGCGCTCGTCCGAGGACGAGTACGGGAGGAAACCCTCGCCGTCGCCGAGGTCGACGACAGCGCCGCTCCCCAGCGTCTCAGTCACGGTGCCGGCGTAGAGTGCCCCTTCTGGCGTCGGGTCGTCCCAGTGGAGCGTGTCTCGCCCGAGTTCGGTCAGGCGGTCGGTAACGGCCGCGGCAGCGTCGCGGTCGCCGATGACACCAACGCCCTGCTGGTCATCTGTCGTCGTCACGGTGACCGCCGCCCGCTCGTCGGTGAAATCGCCGTCGAAACGATTCTGAATTGGTCCCGACGCCTGCACGACCTCGTGGCCAGCCTCGCGCAGTAGCCGGGTCAGCGCCGTCGCGTAGATGCCCCTGACCCGGACGGTCATAGCGCGTCCTCGTCGGCGGCAAAGCGGACCCGCCCGTGGACTGTCGGCCCCAGCGAGAGCTCGACCGTCTCGTCGCTCAGGACGCGCCCGCCCTTGACCGGAACGCCCCAGGTGTCGAACCGAAGGTAGCCCCGGATGTCGTCGGCGTGAGTGAACAGGTCGCAGTATTCGATGGTGTGTTCCTGAATCTCGCTGGAACTGTGAGCGATATCTATATCGGAGTACACCGTCTCGCGGCCGTCGAAGAAGGCTTCGAGGGCCGCGGCCGCGTCGTCGGTGGCTTCGACCACCGCGTCGGAGGCCGCTTCGATGGTCGCTTGCTCAACGCCAGCATCGCGGAGCGCCTGCTGTTCGCGTTGCGTGAAGTGCATACCCGCGAGTCAGTGGCGGGGAGAGGAAAACAGTGCGGAATCGCCTACACGATCATCGCGTTCAGCACGAGCATCAATAGCCCGAACATAACGCCGGTCGCGACGATTGTTCGAGGGTCGATACGGATCGTGTTCTGGTCTTCAGCGTCGAAATACCGGACCAGTCCCGCACTGGACATCAGTCCGCCGCCGTCGCTACCACTCATACTTCAGGGTGGTGTATCACCAACACTAAGCCTTTCGGGTCGCCCGCGATTGCGTGCCCCAGGTACACATGGATAACCCTTATCAGATACCGCGGGCTAACACGAACAGAGTACTATGACGGTTACACTGAAGGACTTCTACGCGGACTGGTGCGGCCCTTGCAAAACGCAGGACCCGATCCTCGAAGACCTCGAAGAGGAGTGGGCAGACGTTGAGTTCGAGAAGATCAACGTCGACGAGGAGCAGGACGTCGCCAACGAGTATCAGGTACGCTCCCTGCCGACGCTCATCATCGAGAACGACGACGGCATCGTTGAGCGCTTCGTCGGCGTCACGCAGGCAGACGACATCGACGACGCACTGCAGCAGGCCTCGGCGTAACGCGGTCACTTTTGCGGTTCGTCACACGGCCAGTAGCTGCCGCTGTATCACTCCTGTTCGGCCAGTCCCGAATCGTCGATTTCGTCGACGGCGATCAGCATCCGCCCACCGTCGAGCGCCGTCACCATCTTCGACTCGGTGAAGGTGGTCTCGTCGGCCCGCAGTCCTTTGCTCTGGCCGGTCCACTTCCCGCCGCTTCTGACGACAGGAATGACGTGTGTCCTGATGTGCTGGACCTCGTTGCTCGGGTGGAGTTCCGACCAGTGCTCGCCGACGAGTTCCTCCGACTCGTAGCCGTAGTACGAGGCGTAGGTTTCGTCGACTCGCTCGAAGCGCTCATCCGTGCCGATGACGCCGACGCCGCTGAGTTTGACTTCGCTGCCCGTCTCGAAGCTCCCGTCCGAGTCGACAGCGTGTTCGACCCGGCGGATGAGCGACGTGTACTGGTCCGTTCCGACTGATTTCTTCAGGTAGTCGGTGACGCCGGCCTGAATGATTTCGGCGGCGACATCGCCGGTTTCCTCCCCGGAGAACAGCAACACGGGTAACTCCTGATGTGTCTCCCGAACGGCTTCGAGGAAGTCGATACCGTTCATCTCCGGCATGTCGTAATCGCTGACGACACAGTCGAAGTCGGTCTCCGACGACCGAATCAGCGACAGCGCGGTTTCGGGATTCGTCTCCGTCGTGACGGTACAATCGAGGCCGCTTTCCTCCCGCTCGAGATACAGTTCCACGAGGTCTCCCAACGCCCCGTCGTCGTCAACATGGAGTATTGCGAGCGGCTCTTCGGTCTCCATCCTCTACTAACATGGCTGCAGCATGCAAGTATTTGCTGCTCGTCTGAATACATCTGATAACGATATGAAACCGCGACCCTCGCTTCGGGCCGCGCCAGCGTTTCATCGCTGGCGGCGGGGAAGGGCAGGCCTGCAGTAGAAGCGGGATGCGGAACGGCACTGCTGCTGGCGGCTGTGCGGTCGCGGCGGGCATACCGCTCGCCGATGGCGAGCGGTTTCCCTCCGAGCGCGCTCACAGAGCGCGACTCGGAGGTCGTTTTTAGCGTAGATTTTTGCGAACCCGCTCCCCGCAGCGCGCTCACAGAGCGTGCGAGGAGAGGGGGTGACGTAAAAAGGTACTATTGGAACTTCACACCGAGGTCATGCAGGCCGTCGTTGTGGCGGGCGACGTTGATGAGCAGCGGGGTCAGTCCCTCAATTTCGGCGGCGTTAGCGAGCGGGCCGCCGTCGAGGGCACGAAGCCCCTCGATGCCCTCGGCGAGTTCACAGACAGTGTCTTTGGCGTCAGTGTCGTCGCCGACGACGATGGTGTCCCAGTTGAGGTCGGCGTCGAGGTTAGCGAGGCGACCGGCCGCGAGGTTGTGGAAGGCACCCACGACGGGGGTGTCGTCGGGGGCGGCGTTGGCGGCCAGCTGCGTGACGCTGCCAGCACCGGGGCGGTTGTAGTGGAAGCCGTCCTCGTCACGTTGCATCCCGACAGCGGGGGAAACGAGCGTGGTGTCGTCGAGTTCGTCGGCAACGG includes:
- a CDS encoding preprotein translocase subunit Sec61beta translates to MSGSDGGGLMSSAGLVRYFDAEDQNTIRIDPRTIVATGVMFGLLMLVLNAMIV
- a CDS encoding response regulator; this encodes METEEPLAILHVDDDGALGDLVELYLEREESGLDCTVTTETNPETALSLIRSSETDFDCVVSDYDMPEMNGIDFLEAVRETHQELPVLLFSGEETGDVAAEIIQAGVTDYLKKSVGTDQYTSLIRRVEHAVDSDGSFETGSEVKLSGVGVIGTDERFERVDETYASYYGYESEELVGEHWSELHPSNEVQHIRTHVIPVVRSGGKWTGQSKGLRADETTFTESKMVTALDGGRMLIAVDEIDDSGLAEQE
- a CDS encoding DUF402 domain-containing protein — translated: MTVRVRGIYATALTRLLREAGHEVVQASGPIQNRFDGDFTDERAAVTVTTTDDQQGVGVIGDRDAAAAVTDRLTELGRDTLHWDDPTPEGALYAGTVTETLGSGAVVDLGDGEGFLPYSSSDERVETGDTLRVQVVEASAPWTDGRPVLDTTIAVRGSLLSLVRGGTANRSGTGGPAMLDLIAADPRDGWGVSWESASEDASFDGLAEALDAANDRAAAIDDSLDGADVPEDCAPTCYDEGLSTAWLWFGRESRFALDETRREVTATMPGHHRVKAGDRAASAAVDYVEALCDDIGTGETDFPFAVTARQFGPQVGGSLSLGHGKPDGRLITLGNGEVQSVDDDGTVTIEREMSPGGTYDALGVPKEAGDIAETKVKEGRWWYPTVYRDSDGEKKGTYVNVCTPVEVFPDTARYVDLHVDVVKHADGTVERVDDDELDAAVERGHISEPLAERARSVAAAVKSALE
- the npdG gene encoding NADPH-dependent F420 reductase, which encodes MDIALLGGTGDIGQGLALRWADDTNHTIIIGSRKAQKAANKAEEYETELASRGHDDVSIAGLGNEDAAARADVVVAAVPAYHLTDTIDAVADELDDTTLVSPAVGMQRDEDGFHYNRPGAGSVTQLAANAAPDDTPVVGAFHNLAAGRLANLDADLNWDTIVVGDDTDAKDTVCELAEGIEGLRALDGGPLANAAEIEGLTPLLINVARHNDGLHDLGVKFQ
- a CDS encoding co-chaperone YbbN, with product MTVTLKDFYADWCGPCKTQDPILEDLEEEWADVEFEKINVDEEQDVANEYQVRSLPTLIIENDDGIVERFVGVTQADDIDDALQQASA